GAGTTGGTCAATCGCTTCGCGCACGCTGAGTTCATCCACGGTCAGCAGGGGCTCGATCCACTCCGGCACCGACTCCCCTTCCGGGGTGGCTTCCTTGATGTCCTTGGCCGTATCCTTCACCGCCACGGCCATTTGCGTCAGGGGCAGGGCCTCCTGAGTGGCAAAAAGCAGGGATTCAACGATGGCGATCAGCTCCATGGAGATAGTCTCCTCATCCAAGCGAGGCAGCGGGGGGAGTCAAGCCAGCGTTACCCGCAGCCAAGGCCGCAAAATTTGTTCAAGGAGCCCGGCTCAAGCCGCGTTCTACTCCGTCCCCAACCCTTCTTATGCGCCCCACCGTGCTCCTTCTCCTGGCCCTCTCAGGCTGTCTCCATGCCGCTGAAACCTACTTCCCGCCACCCGACAGCGCAGGCGGCTGGCGCGAGGCCAAAACCGTGAAGGAAGGGCGCGACCTCGCCAGTGTGGATACCCCCAAGCTGGACACCGCCTACCAACTCACCGAGCGCACCACGGCCAATGGAGGCCTCGTGGTCGTGCGTCGGGGTTACCTGGTGTTCGAGCGTTATTTCGGCAAAGCTTCCCGCAATGCCAACCCCGACATGGCCTCCACAGGCAAGGGCTTTTGCAGCATCGCCTGCGGCATCATGCTGAATGAGTTCAAAGACAAAATCCCTGAGGGACTGGACACCAAGGTCTTCACGGAAAAGTATCTGCCCCAGGCCTTTCCGCTGAATGATCCCCGCAAAGCCGACATCAAGCTCGGCCAGCTCCTCAGCATGACCGCCGGCTACTGGGGCGAGGGACAAACCCCGACCGGTTATGTCCAAGGCGACCCGAAACCCAAGGCGCTGAAACCCGTCAAAGGCCAGGACGTCAAAGCCATCGACCAATCCTCACTACAGGTGCCCCTCTGGTGTGATCCCGGTGCCGGTTACTCCTACTCCTCCCCATCGCCCCACATCGCCAGCATCGTCCTGCGCAACGTCAGCGGCATGGAGCTCAAGGACTACATCCACGAGCGCCTGGCCAAACCGCAAGGCTGGGGAGCCTGGAACTACTGCCTCTACCGCGGGGATGTGGTGATGGAGCACGCCAATGGCGCCGGCAGCACCGCGCTGCATGCCACGGATGTCATGCGCTTTGGCTACTGCCTCGCTCACGAGGGAAAATGGAAGGATCAGCAGCTCGTGCCTGCCGACTACATCCACAAATGCCAGACCTGGAGCCCCTACAACCCACATGTGCCCTTCAGCCTACAATGGGAACACAATGCCGATGGTCACATCGCCGGAGCGCCCAAAGATGCTTTCTGGAAATCCGGTGCCGGTGGCTTCTGCCTCTACGTCGTGCCCTCCCTGGACCTCGTGGTGTATAAGCTCGGGGGTAAGGATCAGCAGTATGATGAAAAGCTGACCCGCATCCCCCAGCCCCCACCCACCAGCGACCGCAGCGGCTGGCAGCCCCCCGTGGGCAATGCCTTCAACGACGCCTCCATCAGCCTCGGCCGCATCCTCGAGATGGTGTGTGCCTCGGTGCGAGGGGAGTGAGTTAAGACAGCATCATCGCTTCCACATCAGCCCATGGCTTTTCGAGATGGTATTGGCGAATCAAGGTCAGCAACTCTTCTCGAGACCAAGAACTCCCCAGACTC
The DNA window shown above is from Prosthecobacter debontii and carries:
- a CDS encoding serine hydrolase domain-containing protein, which encodes MRPTVLLLLALSGCLHAAETYFPPPDSAGGWREAKTVKEGRDLASVDTPKLDTAYQLTERTTANGGLVVVRRGYLVFERYFGKASRNANPDMASTGKGFCSIACGIMLNEFKDKIPEGLDTKVFTEKYLPQAFPLNDPRKADIKLGQLLSMTAGYWGEGQTPTGYVQGDPKPKALKPVKGQDVKAIDQSSLQVPLWCDPGAGYSYSSPSPHIASIVLRNVSGMELKDYIHERLAKPQGWGAWNYCLYRGDVVMEHANGAGSTALHATDVMRFGYCLAHEGKWKDQQLVPADYIHKCQTWSPYNPHVPFSLQWEHNADGHIAGAPKDAFWKSGAGGFCLYVVPSLDLVVYKLGGKDQQYDEKLTRIPQPPPTSDRSGWQPPVGNAFNDASISLGRILEMVCASVRGE